The Pocillopora verrucosa isolate sample1 chromosome 2, ASM3666991v2, whole genome shotgun sequence genome has a segment encoding these proteins:
- the LOC131799543 gene encoding phosphoserine phosphatase → MCRPKVISLHRRFSTSLVRQLIISSKSKRYLSTMVIQQAKQVWKKADAVCFDVDSTVITDEGIDELAAFCGKGKEVSQWTTRAMGGGIPFRTALRERLGIINASREKLHEFIERNPVHLTPGIRELVNRLQEQGTAVYLVSGGFRRVIQRAAEQLDIPDENIFANRLQFDDEGHYNGFDENEPTSDSGGKTRVLKLLKEKYGYKSLVMIGDGATDLETFPSAADTFIGFGGNVVREKVKAHAPWYVTDFKELLKELNPSSQNGATENGASEHLMNGLNGASEHVISGVNSKHYI, encoded by the exons ATGTGTCGGCCGAAAGTTATATCACTTCACCGTCGCTTTTCAACTTCTCTTGTACGCCAGCTGATAATCAGTAGTAAATCTAAACGATATTTATCCACAATGGTAATTCAGCAAGCGAAACAAGTGTGGAAAAAGGCGGACGCTGTCTGTTTTGACGTGGATAGTACAGTCATAACGGACGAGGGCATCGATGAACTTGCCGCATTTTGCGGAAAAGGGAAAGAAGTATCACAATG GACTACTAGAGCAATGGGAGGGGGTATTCCATTCAGAACAGCACTTAGGGAGAGACTGGGAATTATTAATGCATCAAGAGAGAAG ctTCATGAGTTCATAGAGAGAAATCCTGTCCATCTCACACCAGGAATAAG GGAGCTAGTGAATAGGCTTCAGGAACAGGGTACTGCAGTTTACCTTGTATCTGGTGGATTTAGAAGAGTTATCCAGCGTGCTGCAGAACAACTTGATATACcagatgaaaatatatttgcCAATAGACTGCAGTTTGATGATGAAG GGCATTACAACGGCTTTGATGAAAATGAGCCCACCTCAGATTCTGGAGGGAAGACCAGAGTACTAaagcttttgaaagaaaagtatGGATACAAAAG TTTGGTTATGATTGGTGATGGGGCTACAGACCTAGAGACATTTCCATCTGCAGCT GACACATTTATTGGCTTTGGTGGTAATGTTGTGAGAGAAAAGGTGAAGGCACATGCTCCATGGTATGTGACTGACTTTAAAGAGCTTTTAAAAGAGCTAAACCCATCCTCTCAAAATGGAGCAACTGAAAATGGAGCATCAGAACATCTAATGAATGGATTGAATGGAGCAAGTGAACATGTAATCTCTGGAGTAAATAGCAAACACTACATTTGA
- the LOC131799557 gene encoding uncharacterized protein PF3D7_1120000-like, protein MASYMDEPSTKKQRLNPEESQLEGQSHSRNITLDMAKYDEWVRKLSDEELVNIFELGVAVKESVTLTVDVNQKFMKETLSSQMEPIQQRVSDIEKEIKAQVETVKDNVSKDVKALTGDLKTDIQNALAPKIKEITGTMNNVEKNVNDQVLKVQKELTTKVCEGIEGMTSNVLSFKTDLSKGIEKIGGTLKTDVDEIAARVPALNTLETRIKDSETRITKSLEKHGEKLDLISTALQNPQKKGARAEKDVLEILNQNLRRSNFTFRDVTREKGKGDIEADTPDGHKIMIEIKSWENTVSKDAIETFEGNLARLPHFRVGILLSMKSGIANRSKRSEFEVLFNDDRKQYMIYVPNALYEEYVIVWSVLMASQLANMQVGELGEKKTQGLRKFYEEFQKNAQYSKKSRADLQALRVLVQQLEGNVVPILDTVDKATKDLNKLLN, encoded by the coding sequence ATGGCTTCTTACATGGATGAACCGAGTACGAAGAAGCAGCGTTTGAATCCAGAAGAGTCACAGCTCGAAGGTCAGTCACACTCCAGAAATATTACGCTAGACATGGCAAAATATGACGAGTGGGTTCGTAAACTATCAGATGAAGAACTTGTCAACATATTTGAGCTGGGAGTCGCAGTGAAAGAATCCGTTACCCTCACAGTGgatgttaatcaaaagtttatGAAGGAGACGCTGTCTTCTCAGATGGAACCGATCCAACAACGCGTTTCCGACATCGAGAAAGAAATAAAGGCCCAGGTGGAAACTGTGAAAGATAACGTCAGCAAAGATGTGAAAGCACTGACAGGCGATTTGAAAACGGATATACAGAATGCACTCGCTCCgaagataaaagaaattacaGGCACAATGAACAACGTTGAAAAGAATGTAAATGATCAAGTGCTGAAGGTGCAAAAGGAATTAACAACTAAAGTCTGTGAAGGCATTGAGGGAATGACGAGCAATGTGCTTAGTTTCAAAACCGACTTAAGCAAAGGCATTGAGAAAATCGGAGGAACATTAAAGACAGACGTAGACGAGATTGCCGCAAGAGTTCCTGCACTCAACACATTAGAAACGAGGATCAAGGATTCTGAAACCCGTATCACTAAATCATTGGAAAAGCATGGAGAAAAACTGGATTTGATATCAACCGCTTTACAAAATCCACAGAAGAAAGGAGCTCGGGCTGAGAAAGACGTACTTGAGATTCTCAACCAAAACCTTCGCAGAAGTAACTTCACCTTCAGAGACGTTACCCGTGAGAAGGGGAAAGGAGATATAGAGGCAGATACCCCTGATGGTCACAAAATCATGATTGAAATAAAGAGCTGGGAGAATACTGTGAGTAAAGATGCGATTGAAACGTTTGAGGGAAACCTTGCGAGGCTTCCTCACTTTAGAGTTGGCATCTTACTTTCGATGAAGAGTGGCATCGCCAACCGATCTAAAAGAAGTGAATTTGAAGTTTTGTTTAATGATGATCGAAAGCAATACATGATCTACGTTCCAAATGCCCTTTACGAGGAGTATGTGATTGTGTGGAGTGTCTTGATGGCCAGTCAATTGGCAAACATGCAGGTTGGGGAGCTTGGAGAAAAGAAGACCCAAGGCCTGCGGAAGTTCTACGAGGAGTTTCAAAAAAATGCACAGTACAGTAAGAAAAGCAGAGCAGACCTTCAGGCTCTAAGGGTGTTAGTACAGCAGCTAGAAGGAAACGTCGTTCCCATCCTCGATACTGTCGACAAAGCGACAAAAGATCTCAACAAACTGttaaattga